Proteins from a genomic interval of Asticcacaulis sp. AND118:
- the clpS gene encoding ATP-dependent Clp protease adapter ClpS: MDKPANAPFAIIDAKPKAAKPSLYRVLILNDDYTPMEFVVYVLERFFNKSREDATRVMLHVHQTGVGVCGVYTYEVAETKVAQVVDMARRHQHPLQCTMEKD; encoded by the coding sequence GTGGACAAGCCGGCCAATGCGCCGTTCGCCATCATCGACGCCAAGCCGAAGGCGGCGAAGCCGTCCCTTTATCGGGTGTTAATCCTCAACGACGACTATACCCCTATGGAGTTCGTCGTGTACGTGCTGGAGCGATTCTTCAACAAGTCACGCGAGGACGCCACCCGCGTCATGCTGCACGTCCACCAGACGGGCGTCGGCGTCTGCGGGGTCTATACCTACGAGGTCGCCGAGACCAAGGTCGCCCAGGTGGTGGACATGGCCCGTCGGCATCAACATCCGCTTCAGTGCACTATGGAGA
- a CDS encoding TIGR00730 family Rossman fold protein, which yields MPDATSATLPRPILSVCIYCGSSDAVDQRYKDEARQLGGILAAHQLRLVYGGGGVGLMGEAARGAYEAGGKVLGIMPQFLRTKERLLDEVETVIVESMHERKMKMFEESDAFVVLPGGVGTLEEVIELLSWRRLDLHKKPIIFLNSGGFWQPFFDLVDFTVGKKFTPDAFRHTYKSVDTVDEVLDAIAEMASHDEEIDTRRVL from the coding sequence ATGCCCGATGCCACCTCCGCCACCCTGCCCCGCCCCATCCTGTCGGTGTGCATCTATTGCGGGTCGTCGGACGCGGTGGACCAGCGTTACAAGGACGAGGCGCGGCAACTGGGCGGCATCCTCGCCGCCCATCAGCTCCGTCTGGTCTATGGCGGCGGCGGGGTCGGCCTGATGGGCGAAGCCGCGCGCGGGGCCTACGAGGCCGGGGGCAAGGTCCTCGGCATCATGCCGCAGTTTCTGCGCACCAAGGAGCGCCTGCTGGACGAGGTCGAAACGGTCATCGTCGAGTCGATGCACGAGCGCAAGATGAAGATGTTCGAGGAGTCCGACGCCTTCGTCGTTCTGCCGGGCGGCGTCGGCACGCTGGAAGAAGTCATCGAGCTTCTGTCGTGGCGCAGGCTGGACCTGCACAAGAAGCCGATCATCTTCCTCAATTCCGGCGGTTTCTGGCAGCCCTTCTTCGATCTGGTCGATTTTACCGTGGGCAAGAAGTTCACGCCCGACGCCTTCCGTCACACCTATAAGAGCGTCGATACGGTCGATGAGGTGCTGGACGCGATCGCCGAAATGGCCTCGCACGACGAAGAAATCGACACGCGGCGCGTGCTTTAG
- a CDS encoding DUF6265 family protein encodes MSALILTALLAAGPADMASLDWLGGCWVQTRGETRIEELWTSPAGGILLGSGRTTKAGSLRSYEQMRIEVIDGTPTFIALPSGQAEGRFPLKFAADDEWVFENTAHDFPQRVIYSRGETGRLNAAIEGTIKGQTKRIEFAYEACPAP; translated from the coding sequence ATGAGCGCTTTGATACTGACGGCCCTGCTGGCGGCGGGTCCGGCCGATATGGCTTCGCTGGACTGGCTGGGCGGTTGCTGGGTTCAGACCAGGGGCGAAACACGCATCGAAGAACTGTGGACCTCTCCGGCGGGCGGTATCCTGCTGGGCAGCGGGCGCACCACAAAGGCCGGAAGCCTGCGCAGTTACGAACAGATGCGTATCGAGGTCATAGACGGCACGCCCACCTTCATCGCCCTGCCGTCGGGACAGGCGGAAGGCCGTTTCCCGCTGAAATTCGCGGCTGACGACGAATGGGTATTCGAGAACACGGCGCACGACTTCCCGCAGCGGGTGATCTACAGCCGTGGCGAAACCGGGCGGCTCAATGCCGCCATAGAAGGCACGATCAAGGGCCAGACGAAGCGCATCGAATTCGCCTATGAAGCCTGTCCGGCCCCTTAG
- the gltX gene encoding glutamate--tRNA ligase, which yields MTVKVRFAPSPTGRIHAGNVRAALINWLFARKNQGVFVLRIDDTDLERSTQENEDLIETDLKWLGLEWGERYNQSKRFDIYQKAADALKAAGRLYACYETAEELDRRRKVQLSRGLPPVYDRAALKLTDDEKVAYEAEGRKPHWRFKLEGKRVAWEDLVRGHCEVDTTSMSDPVLIREDGAFLYTLPSVVDDIDMKISHVIRGEDHVANTGTQIEIFEALSAFFGGSPLPTFAHMTLLVGADGEGLSKRLGSMSISQMREDGIEPMAIVSHLAKIGTSDPLEVAPSLDALAELQDFDKMGRAPARYDFDDLMRLNASVLQAMSYAEAQPRLEALDSDLGELFWETVKVNLHKFADVTLWAQVVKGDIAPVIEDAAFAAKALELLPADYGRESWGVWTAAIKDATGAKGKALFMPLRLALTGQPHGPDMGALSFLIGRQKIADRLSA from the coding sequence ATGACCGTCAAGGTTCGCTTCGCTCCGTCGCCCACCGGCCGCATCCACGCCGGCAATGTCCGCGCTGCCCTTATCAACTGGCTGTTCGCGCGCAAGAATCAGGGCGTCTTCGTGCTGCGTATCGACGATACCGATCTGGAACGTTCGACCCAGGAAAACGAAGACCTGATCGAGACCGACCTCAAGTGGCTGGGGCTCGAATGGGGCGAGCGCTACAACCAGTCCAAGCGCTTCGACATCTATCAGAAGGCCGCCGACGCGCTGAAGGCCGCGGGCCGTCTTTATGCCTGCTACGAAACCGCCGAGGAACTGGACCGCCGGCGCAAGGTGCAGTTGTCGCGCGGTCTGCCGCCGGTCTATGACCGCGCCGCACTCAAGCTGACCGATGACGAAAAGGTCGCCTACGAGGCCGAGGGCCGCAAGCCGCACTGGCGCTTCAAGCTGGAAGGCAAGCGCGTCGCCTGGGAAGACCTCGTGCGTGGGCATTGCGAAGTCGATACGACTTCGATGTCCGATCCGGTGCTGATCCGCGAAGACGGGGCCTTCCTCTACACCCTGCCGTCGGTGGTCGACGATATCGACATGAAGATCAGCCACGTCATCCGAGGCGAGGATCACGTCGCCAATACCGGCACGCAGATCGAGATTTTCGAGGCCCTGTCGGCCTTTTTCGGCGGTTCGCCGCTGCCGACGTTCGCGCACATGACCCTGCTGGTCGGGGCGGACGGCGAAGGGTTGTCCAAGCGTCTGGGGTCGATGTCCATCTCCCAGATGCGCGAAGACGGCATCGAGCCGATGGCTATCGTGTCGCATCTGGCCAAGATCGGCACGTCCGATCCGCTGGAGGTCGCGCCGTCGCTCGACGCTCTGGCCGAACTTCAGGACTTCGACAAGATGGGGCGCGCCCCCGCGCGTTACGATTTCGACGACCTGATGCGCCTCAATGCCAGCGTCCTTCAGGCCATGTCCTATGCCGAGGCCCAGCCGCGTCTTGAGGCTCTGGACTCAGATTTGGGCGAACTGTTCTGGGAGACGGTGAAGGTCAACCTGCACAAGTTCGCCGACGTGACCTTATGGGCGCAGGTGGTCAAGGGCGACATCGCGCCGGTGATCGAGGACGCCGCGTTTGCCGCAAAGGCGCTGGAACTGCTGCCCGCCGACTATGGCCGTGAGAGCTGGGGCGTGTGGACGGCGGCGATCAAGGACGCCACCGGCGCCAAGGGCAAGGCCCTGTTCATGCCGCTGCGTCTGGCCCTGACCGGTCAGCCGCACGGCCCGGACATGGGGGCGCTGAGCTTCCTCATAGGTCGGCAGAAGATTGCGGATCGCCTGAGCGCCTGA
- the dksA gene encoding RNA polymerase-binding protein DksA → MSAVELSKSDTETYRPLDDEEYMNERQLAYFRKKLISWKNEILAGSKETVSIMQKETENHPDLVDRASSEADRALELRTRDRQRKLISKIDEAIARIDDGSYGFCEETGEPIGLGRLEARPTATLSIEAQERHERSERVHRDD, encoded by the coding sequence ATGAGTGCAGTCGAGCTTTCCAAATCCGATACCGAGACCTATCGTCCGCTGGACGACGAAGAATATATGAACGAGCGTCAGCTCGCCTATTTCCGCAAAAAGCTGATCTCGTGGAAGAACGAAATCCTGGCCGGGTCGAAAGAAACCGTTTCGATCATGCAGAAGGAAACGGAAAATCACCCCGATCTGGTCGACCGGGCCTCTTCCGAAGCCGACCGCGCGCTGGAACTGCGCACCCGCGATCGTCAGCGCAAGCTGATCTCCAAGATCGACGAAGCTATCGCCCGCATCGATGACGGCTCTTACGGCTTTTGCGAAGAGACCGGTGAGCCCATCGGCCTCGGTCGCCTCGAAGCCCGCCCGACGGCGACGCTCTCGATCGAAGCGCAGGAACGCCACGAGCGCTCCGAGCGCGTCCACCGCGACGACTAA
- a CDS encoding flagellar assembly protein FliX: MIKINGPAGPANVGASNATRRTAGGFSLNGSSEAKSSASAASVSQALSLGGIDALLALQAEDDGLQGRRRRQIRRSQDILEALDDLKVALLGGTIDDGALLSLQKMIELQREEVEDQGLQGILNEIETRAYVELAKRRLM; encoded by the coding sequence ATGATCAAGATCAACGGACCGGCCGGACCGGCCAATGTCGGCGCTTCGAACGCGACGCGACGCACGGCAGGCGGCTTTTCGCTGAACGGATCATCTGAAGCGAAGTCGAGCGCTTCGGCGGCATCGGTATCGCAGGCCCTGTCTCTGGGCGGGATCGATGCGCTGCTGGCCTTGCAGGCCGAAGACGACGGGCTTCAGGGCCGCCGCCGCCGTCAGATCCGGCGCTCTCAGGACATTCTCGAAGCCCTCGACGATCTCAAGGTGGCGCTTCTGGGCGGCACGATCGACGACGGCGCCTTGCTGTCGCTGCAAAAGATGATCGAACTGCAACGCGAAGAGGTCGAGGATCAGGGGCTGCAGGGCATACTGAACGAGATCGAAACCCGCGCCTATGTCGAACTGGCCAAGCGCAGACTGATGTAA
- a CDS encoding flagellar basal body P-ring protein FlgI: MRSLIALVAALLTLCASSLGAPAAYAASRIKDIVDVEGVRKNQLVGYGLVVGLNGSGDTVRNSPMLKQSMESMMGRLDVNIRDASLNIKNAAVVMVTAELPPFAAPGSRIDVTVSAMGDAKSLLGGTLLVTPLLGADGETYAAAQGSVQTGSVSAGGASGSSITKGVPTAGRIASGGIIERETGFDFNAMPIVRLTLKNPDFTTAKRIADTVNKAYPGTAFADNPTVVSVRNRPEMNMMSFITAIEQLSVAVDTPAKVIIDEVNGVIVIGENVRVSRVAIAQGNLTIRVDERPFVSQPAPFSQGQTAAVPDSNVSIEEEKGKKLYELQETTSLTDLVNGLNALGVSPRDMISILQTIKASGALQADIEVM; encoded by the coding sequence ATGCGCTCACTGATCGCTCTTGTTGCCGCCCTTCTGACCCTCTGCGCGTCATCTCTCGGTGCGCCGGCGGCTTACGCCGCTTCGCGCATCAAGGACATTGTCGATGTCGAAGGGGTGCGCAAGAACCAGTTGGTGGGCTACGGCCTCGTCGTCGGCCTCAACGGTTCCGGCGATACGGTGCGCAACTCGCCCATGCTCAAGCAAAGCATGGAAAGCATGATGGGCCGCCTCGACGTCAATATTCGCGACGCCTCGTTGAATATCAAAAACGCCGCGGTGGTCATGGTTACGGCCGAACTGCCGCCCTTCGCCGCCCCCGGTTCGCGCATCGACGTCACCGTGTCGGCCATGGGCGACGCCAAGAGCCTGCTGGGCGGCACGCTGCTGGTTACGCCGCTTCTGGGCGCCGACGGGGAAACCTATGCGGCGGCGCAAGGGTCGGTGCAGACCGGATCGGTTTCCGCCGGCGGCGCTTCGGGTTCGTCCATCACCAAGGGCGTGCCGACCGCCGGACGCATTGCTTCGGGTGGCATTATCGAGCGCGAGACGGGCTTCGATTTCAACGCCATGCCGATCGTGCGCCTGACGCTGAAAAACCCCGACTTCACCACCGCCAAGCGCATCGCCGACACCGTCAATAAAGCCTATCCGGGCACGGCCTTCGCCGACAACCCCACCGTCGTTTCCGTGCGCAACCGCCCGGAAATGAACATGATGAGCTTCATCACCGCCATCGAGCAACTGTCCGTCGCGGTGGACACCCCGGCCAAGGTGATTATCGACGAGGTCAACGGCGTCATCGTCATCGGCGAGAATGTCCGCGTCTCGCGCGTCGCCATCGCCCAGGGCAATCTGACCATCCGCGTCGACGAGCGCCCCTTCGTCAGCCAGCCCGCCCCCTTCTCGCAAGGCCAAACCGCCGCCGTGCCCGACAGCAATGTCAGCATCGAAGAGGAAAAAGGCAAGAAACTCTACGAACTTCAGGAAACGACCTCGCTGACCGATCTGGTCAACGGTCTTAATGCCTTGGGGGTCAGCCCGCGCGACATGATCTCTATCCTGCAGACCATCAAGGCGTCCGGCGCGCTGCAGGCCGACATCGAAGTGATGTAA
- a CDS encoding rod-binding protein, which produces MDTLSKPAVSLNLDAASINRATKGDPKKIGDEFEHMVMSQMLKPMFEGLETDGMFGGGEGEEAFRSFYLDALAGQVVKSGGIGISDQVQKQLLALQEAQA; this is translated from the coding sequence ATGGACACGCTCAGCAAACCCGCCGTATCGCTCAATCTCGATGCCGCCTCGATCAACAGGGCGACAAAGGGCGACCCGAAAAAAATCGGCGACGAATTCGAGCACATGGTCATGTCTCAGATGCTCAAACCCATGTTCGAGGGTCTTGAGACCGACGGCATGTTCGGCGGCGGCGAAGGCGAGGAAGCCTTCCGCTCCTTTTATCTCGACGCTCTGGCCGGTCAGGTGGTAAAATCTGGCGGCATCGGCATTTCCGATCAGGTCCAGAAACAACTTCTCGCCCTACAGGAGGCGCAAGCATGA
- a CDS encoding flagellar basal-body protein FlbY, which translates to MSISARDANDYAAQLLILTERLTERLTGETEALEAHRPLDIRESVEETRSLSALYRQESARLKADPSRLKGLSNAHKDSLRRATEAFVTISERHARAVEAAKAISEGLMKAVADSLNETRKPSLTYGPGAAISDRNPQSLNYGFKA; encoded by the coding sequence ATGAGCATTTCCGCCCGCGACGCCAACGACTACGCCGCTCAGCTTCTCATCCTGACCGAGCGCCTGACCGAGCGCCTGACCGGCGAGACCGAGGCGCTGGAGGCTCATCGTCCGCTCGACATCCGCGAATCGGTCGAGGAGACGCGCAGCCTGTCGGCCCTGTATCGTCAGGAAAGCGCCCGCCTCAAGGCCGATCCGTCGCGCCTGAAAGGCCTCAGCAACGCCCACAAGGACAGCCTGCGCCGCGCCACCGAAGCCTTTGTGACTATCTCGGAACGCCATGCCCGCGCCGTCGAAGCCGCCAAGGCCATCTCCGAAGGGCTGATGAAGGCCGTCGCCGACTCGCTCAACGAAACGCGCAAGCCCAGCCTGACCTACGGTCCCGGCGCGGCCATCAGCGACCGCAACCCGCAATCGCTCAACTACGGCTTCAAAGCCTGA
- the uvrA gene encoding excinuclease ABC subunit UvrA translates to MQGFIKVRGAREHNLKGVDVDIPRGKLVVLTGLSGSGKSSLAFDTIYAEGQRRYVESLSAYARQFLELMSKPDVDLIEGLSPAISIEQKTTSKNPRSTVGTVTEIHDYMRLLWARTGVPYSPATGLPIESQTISQMVDKIMALPEGTRLLLLAPFVRGRKGEYKKEIADLQRQGFQRLKIDGQYYAIEEAPKLDKKYKHDIDVVVDRVVVKGGLMQRLADSLETALRLADGLAIAEFADIAEGETEPKRIIFSEKFACPVSGFTIAEIEPRLFSFNNPFGACPTCDGLGVKLTFDRSLIVPDEGVSLKDGAIAPWSKGPSPLYGQTLEALSAHYGFKMDTKWRALTPEAQDVILLGSGSEKIKFVYQDGTRRYDVTKPFEGVIPNMERRYRETDSSWVREDLGRYQAETPCEACGGKRLKPEALAVKVHAKDIAEISGLSIRKAHDWFADLQNHLTEKQMDIARRILKEILDRLNFLNAVGLDYLNLSRNSGTLSGGESQRIRLASQIGSGLTGVLYVLDEPSIGLHQRDNDRLLESLKGLRDLGNSVLVVEHDEDAILTADYVIDMGPAAGVHGGQVVAEGTPEQVKNNPDSLTGQYLTGKREIPLFFSRDTDEERRPINKKKMLKVIGARGNNLKNVTGEIPVGVMTCITGVSGGGKSTFTLETLHKAAARRLNNASANAAVHDKIEGLEFFDKVVEIDQSPIGRTPRSNPATYTGAFGPIRDWYAGLPESKARGYGPGRFSFNVKGGRCEACTGDGLIKIEMHFLPDVYVTCDVCKGKRYNRETLEISFKGHSIADVLDMTVEEGAEAFKAVPTIRDKLETLKRVGLGYIKIGQQATTLSGGEAQRVKLSKELSKRATGKTLYILDEPTTGLHFEDTRKLLEVLHELTDHGNTVVVIEHNLDVIKTADWLLDFGPEGGDGGGEIVAFGTPEKVAENPKSWTGKYLKDILARHKARKA, encoded by the coding sequence ATGCAGGGCTTCATCAAGGTGCGCGGCGCGCGCGAGCATAACCTCAAGGGCGTCGACGTCGATATTCCGCGCGGCAAGCTGGTCGTGCTGACCGGTCTGTCGGGGTCGGGCAAGTCGTCGCTCGCCTTCGACACCATCTATGCCGAGGGTCAGCGCCGTTACGTCGAAAGCTTGTCGGCCTATGCGCGGCAATTCCTTGAACTGATGTCGAAGCCCGACGTCGATCTGATCGAAGGTCTGTCGCCGGCCATCTCCATCGAGCAGAAGACGACCTCGAAGAACCCGCGCTCGACCGTCGGCACGGTGACCGAAATCCACGACTATATGCGCCTTCTGTGGGCGCGCACCGGCGTGCCCTATTCGCCCGCCACCGGCCTGCCCATCGAGAGCCAGACCATCTCGCAGATGGTCGACAAGATCATGGCCCTGCCCGAAGGGACGCGTCTGCTGTTGCTGGCCCCCTTCGTGCGCGGCCGCAAGGGCGAATACAAGAAGGAGATCGCCGACCTTCAGCGTCAGGGCTTCCAGCGCCTGAAGATCGACGGCCAGTACTACGCCATCGAAGAGGCTCCCAAGCTCGACAAGAAGTACAAGCACGATATCGACGTCGTCGTGGACCGTGTGGTCGTGAAGGGCGGGCTGATGCAGCGTCTGGCCGACTCGCTTGAGACCGCGCTTCGCCTCGCCGACGGTCTGGCCATCGCCGAGTTCGCCGATATTGCCGAGGGCGAGACCGAGCCGAAGCGCATCATCTTCTCGGAAAAGTTCGCCTGCCCCGTCTCCGGCTTCACCATTGCCGAGATCGAGCCGCGCCTGTTCTCGTTCAACAATCCGTTCGGCGCCTGCCCGACCTGCGACGGTCTGGGCGTCAAGCTGACCTTCGACCGTTCGCTGATCGTGCCGGACGAAGGCGTCAGCCTCAAGGACGGGGCCATCGCGCCGTGGTCCAAAGGCCCCTCGCCGCTCTACGGGCAAACGCTCGAAGCCCTATCGGCCCATTACGGCTTCAAAATGGACACCAAATGGCGCGCCCTGACGCCCGAAGCTCAGGACGTCATCCTGCTGGGGTCCGGCTCGGAAAAGATCAAGTTCGTCTATCAGGACGGCACGCGCCGCTACGACGTGACCAAGCCGTTCGAGGGCGTCATTCCGAACATGGAACGCCGCTACCGCGAAACCGACTCCTCGTGGGTGCGCGAAGACCTCGGCCGCTATCAGGCCGAAACCCCGTGCGAGGCCTGCGGCGGCAAGCGTCTCAAGCCCGAAGCCCTGGCCGTGAAGGTCCACGCCAAGGATATCGCCGAAATCTCCGGCCTGTCGATCAGAAAGGCGCACGACTGGTTCGCCGATCTGCAAAACCATCTGACGGAAAAGCAGATGGACATCGCCCGTCGCATCCTGAAAGAGATCCTCGACCGCCTGAACTTCCTCAATGCGGTGGGCCTCGACTATCTCAACCTCTCGCGCAATTCAGGCACGCTGTCGGGCGGCGAAAGCCAGCGCATCCGTCTGGCCTCGCAGATCGGTTCGGGCCTGACCGGTGTGCTCTACGTGCTCGATGAGCCGTCGATCGGCCTGCACCAGCGGGACAACGACCGCCTGCTCGAAAGCCTGAAAGGATTGCGCGATCTCGGCAACTCGGTGCTGGTGGTCGAACACGACGAAGACGCCATCCTCACCGCCGACTACGTCATCGACATGGGCCCCGCCGCCGGCGTCCACGGCGGTCAGGTCGTGGCCGAGGGCACGCCTGAGCAGGTCAAGAACAATCCCGACTCGCTGACGGGCCAGTACCTGACCGGCAAGCGCGAAATCCCCCTCTTCTTCTCCAGGGACACGGACGAGGAGCGCCGCCCGATCAATAAAAAGAAGATGCTCAAGGTCATCGGCGCGCGCGGCAACAACCTCAAGAACGTCACCGGCGAAATCCCGGTCGGCGTCATGACCTGCATCACCGGCGTCTCCGGCGGCGGCAAATCGACCTTCACGCTGGAAACCCTGCACAAGGCGGCGGCGCGGCGGCTGAACAACGCCTCGGCCAATGCCGCCGTTCACGACAAGATCGAGGGGCTGGAGTTTTTCGACAAGGTGGTCGAGATCGATCAGTCGCCCATCGGGCGCACCCCGCGCTCGAACCCCGCCACCTATACCGGGGCCTTCGGGCCGATCCGCGACTGGTACGCCGGCCTGCCGGAATCGAAGGCCCGCGGCTACGGGCCGGGGCGCTTCTCTTTCAACGTCAAGGGCGGGCGCTGCGAAGCCTGCACCGGCGACGGCCTGATCAAGATCGAAATGCACTTCCTGCCCGATGTCTACGTCACCTGCGACGTGTGCAAGGGCAAGCGCTATAACCGCGAAACGCTGGAAATCTCGTTCAAGGGCCATTCTATCGCCGACGTGCTCGACATGACGGTCGAAGAAGGCGCCGAGGCCTTCAAGGCCGTGCCAACCATCCGCGACAAGCTGGAGACGCTCAAGCGCGTGGGCCTGGGCTATATCAAGATCGGTCAGCAGGCGACGACGCTGTCGGGCGGCGAGGCGCAGCGCGTCAAGCTGTCGAAGGAACTGTCCAAGCGCGCCACGGGAAAGACCTTGTATATTCTCGACGAACCGACCACCGGTCTGCATTTCGAGGACACGCGCAAACTGCTGGAAGTGCTGCACGAACTGACCGATC